A part of Vibrio sp. B1FLJ16 genomic DNA contains:
- the nudC gene encoding NAD(+) diphosphatase — MLRKGDVKRVENAHWCVVSGSDVWLVDSAVPFGSAEQLALPEAGARQIGEYQNHPVMWLNLADLEHDLPMTSLRECLEFPNSLFLLLSKAIQYGHMTQSLRFCPQCGGRNFINNNQLAMQCGECRTLHYPRIFPCIIVAVRKDKQILLAQHPRHRNGMYTVIAGFLEVGETLEECVAREIHEETGINVKNIRYFGSQPWAFPSSMMMAFLADYESGELNPDYTELSDAQWFSAEEMPPVAPKGTIARALIEQTLQDIDSNFLEKKVKKTLREGGGK; from the coding sequence ATGTTAAGAAAAGGTGATGTTAAGCGCGTAGAAAATGCGCACTGGTGTGTTGTTTCAGGAAGTGATGTCTGGCTGGTGGATAGTGCTGTTCCTTTCGGTTCTGCAGAACAGTTAGCGCTGCCGGAAGCGGGTGCAAGGCAAATCGGTGAATATCAAAATCACCCTGTTATGTGGCTGAATCTGGCGGATCTTGAGCATGATTTACCGATGACTTCATTACGTGAATGTCTGGAATTTCCTAACTCACTGTTTCTCTTGCTTAGTAAGGCTATCCAATATGGACACATGACTCAAAGTTTGCGTTTTTGTCCACAATGTGGCGGAAGGAACTTTATTAACAATAACCAGCTCGCGATGCAGTGCGGCGAGTGTCGGACGCTGCATTACCCTCGTATCTTCCCATGTATTATTGTCGCTGTACGCAAGGACAAGCAGATTCTATTAGCACAACACCCGCGACATCGAAATGGCATGTATACAGTGATAGCGGGGTTTCTGGAGGTCGGGGAAACACTAGAAGAGTGCGTTGCTCGCGAAATACACGAAGAAACGGGAATCAACGTAAAGAATATTCGCTATTTTGGTAGCCAGCCATGGGCATTTCCGTCCAGCATGATGATGGCATTTTTAGCCGATTATGAATCGGGAGAGTTAAATCCGGACTATACCGAGTTGTCTGATGCGCAGTGGTTCAGCGCTGAAGAAATGCCGCCAGTCGCACCAAAAGGCACCATCGCGCGAGCTCTGATAGAGCAAACTCTGCAAGATATTGACTCTAATTTCTTGGAAAAAAAGGTAAAAAAAACCCTCCGAGAGGGAGGGGGTAAGTAA
- the rsd gene encoding sigma D regulator: MVMLKKFKQTQDQWGGSSDVIDHWLETRQSLIVEYCKLAALQPCSKSNVIELPTPSEMQDFCQHLVDYISEGHFKIYDMVMDRWKSTGFVVTDDINQTYGKIVITTEPLLNFNDKYSEITEDDELPDFNSDMSLIGEILETRFEVEDQLIQQISDSLSMPPGA, from the coding sequence ATGGTCATGCTAAAAAAATTCAAACAAACACAAGATCAATGGGGTGGCTCAAGTGACGTCATTGATCACTGGTTAGAAACCAGACAATCGCTGATTGTAGAATACTGTAAGCTTGCAGCACTGCAGCCTTGCTCAAAAAGTAATGTGATTGAACTTCCTACCCCTTCTGAAATGCAAGACTTCTGCCAGCACTTGGTCGATTATATCTCTGAAGGCCACTTCAAAATTTACGACATGGTCATGGATCGCTGGAAATCGACAGGATTTGTTGTAACAGACGACATCAACCAGACTTACGGAAAAATCGTCATTACCACGGAGCCACTGCTCAACTTTAATGACAAGTACTCTGAAATCACAGAAGATGATGAATTACCGGATTTCAATTCCGATATGTCTTTAATCGGAGAAATTCTTGAGACTCGTTTTGAAGTTGAAGATCAACTGATTCAGCAAATTTCAGATAGCCTGTCGATGCCACCAGGGGCTTAA
- the rpoC gene encoding DNA-directed RNA polymerase subunit beta', with the protein MKDLLNFLKAQHKTEEFDAIKIGLSSPDMIRSWSFGEVKKPETINYRTFKPERDGLFCARIFGPVKDYECLCGKYKRLKHRGVICEKCGVEVTQTKVRRDRMGHIELASPVAHIWFLKSLPSRIGLLMDIPLRDIERVLYFEMYVVTEPGMTDLEKSQMLTEEEYLDRLEEWGDEFTAKMGAEAIKDLLGSMDMHAEAEQMREELETTNSETKRKKVTKRLKLVEAFIASGNNPEWMILTVLPVLPPDLRPLVPLDGGRFATSDLNDLYRRVINRNNRLKRLLELAAPDIIVRNEKRMLQESVDALLDNGRRGRAITGSNKRPLKSLADMIKGKQGRFRQNLLGKRVDYSGRSVITVGPYLRLHQCGLPKKMALELFKPFIYSKLETRGLATTIKAAKKMVEREEAVVWDILDEVIREHPVLLNRAPTLHRLGIQAFEPVLIEGKAIQLHPLVCAAYNADFDGDQMAVHVPLTLEAQLEARTLMMSTNNILSPASGDPIIVPSQDVVLGLYYMTREKINVKGEGMYLSGPAEAEKAYRTKQAELHARVKVRITETVVDEDGNSTTSTGMVDTTIGRAMLWQIVPAGLPYSIVNQKLGKKQISNLLNEAYRKLGLKDTVIFADQIMYAGFAYAALSGVSVGIDDMVVPPAKYTEIAEAEEEVREIQEQYQSGLVTAGERYNKVIDIWASTNDRVAKAMMENLSSETVVNRDGEEEQQESFNSIYMMADSGARGSAAQIRQLAGMRGLMARPDGSIIETPITANFKEGLNVLQYFISTHGARKGLADTALKTANSGYLTRRLVDVAQDVVVTEHDCGTHEGVDMMPHIEGGDVKVALSELALGRVVAEDVIKPGTEDVLIPRNTLIDEKWCQIMEENSVDSMRVRSVVTCDSDFGCCAQCYGRDLARGHLVNQGEAVGVIAAQSIGEPGTQLTMRTFHIGGAASTAAAENSIQVKNNGSVKLHNAKFVTNKDSKLVITSRAAELTIIDEFGRTKEKHKLPYGSLLSKADSDAVQAGETVANWEAHTLPIITEVAGRIQFVDMIDGVTVSRQTDDLTGLSSSEVTDAAARPAAGKDMRPAIKLVDEQGNDVMIPGTEMPAHYFLPGKAIVNIEDGAEVGVGDTLARIPQKSGGNKDITGGLPRVADLFEARKPKEPAILAEHTGTVSFGKETKGKRRLVITRDSGDAYEEMIPKHRQLNVFEGERVERGDVIADGPESPHDILRLRGVHAVTQYIANEVQEVYRLQGVKINDKHIETIVRQMLRKCTITFAGDSEFLPGEQVEYSQVKIANRDLEAEGKEPARFERELLGITKASLATESFISAASFQETTRVLTEAAVSGKRDDLRGLKENVIVGRLIPAGTGFAYHQERQAKRSEAQEGPSAEQATDNLAALLNAGFSSEE; encoded by the coding sequence GTGAAAGACTTATTAAACTTTCTAAAAGCACAGCATAAGACCGAAGAGTTTGATGCAATCAAAATCGGTCTATCTTCACCAGACATGATCCGTTCATGGTCTTTCGGTGAAGTTAAAAAACCTGAAACGATCAACTATCGTACGTTCAAACCTGAACGCGATGGTCTGTTCTGTGCGCGTATCTTTGGTCCAGTTAAAGACTACGAATGTCTTTGTGGTAAGTACAAGCGCCTGAAGCACCGTGGTGTTATCTGTGAGAAGTGTGGTGTAGAAGTTACACAAACTAAAGTTCGTCGTGACCGTATGGGCCACATCGAACTTGCTTCACCAGTAGCTCACATCTGGTTCCTAAAATCGCTACCGTCTCGTATCGGTCTACTAATGGATATCCCACTACGTGATATCGAACGTGTTCTTTACTTCGAAATGTACGTAGTAACTGAACCAGGTATGACTGATCTAGAAAAGAGTCAGATGCTAACTGAAGAAGAGTATCTGGATCGTCTAGAAGAGTGGGGCGACGAGTTCACGGCTAAAATGGGTGCAGAAGCTATCAAGGACCTACTAGGTTCTATGGATATGCACGCTGAAGCAGAACAAATGCGCGAAGAGTTAGAGACAACAAACTCTGAAACTAAGCGTAAGAAAGTAACTAAGCGTCTTAAACTGGTAGAAGCGTTCATCGCATCGGGTAACAACCCAGAGTGGATGATCCTGACTGTCCTTCCAGTACTTCCGCCAGATCTACGTCCTCTAGTACCACTAGATGGCGGTCGCTTTGCGACTTCTGATCTAAACGATCTATACCGTCGTGTGATCAACCGTAACAACCGTTTGAAGCGTCTTCTAGAGCTTGCAGCTCCGGACATCATCGTACGTAACGAAAAACGTATGCTGCAAGAGTCTGTTGATGCGCTACTAGATAACGGTCGTCGTGGTCGTGCGATCACAGGTTCTAACAAGCGTCCTCTGAAATCTCTTGCTGATATGATCAAGGGTAAACAAGGTCGTTTCCGTCAGAACCTACTAGGTAAACGTGTAGACTACTCTGGCCGTTCTGTAATCACAGTAGGTCCATACCTTCGTCTGCACCAGTGTGGTCTTCCTAAGAAGATGGCACTTGAGCTATTCAAACCATTCATCTATAGCAAGCTAGAGACTCGTGGTCTTGCGACTACAATCAAAGCTGCTAAGAAGATGGTAGAGCGTGAAGAAGCGGTTGTTTGGGATATCCTAGACGAAGTAATCCGTGAACACCCAGTACTATTGAACCGTGCACCTACACTTCACCGTCTAGGTATCCAGGCGTTCGAACCAGTACTAATCGAAGGTAAAGCGATTCAGCTACACCCACTTGTGTGTGCGGCGTACAACGCGGACTTCGATGGTGACCAAATGGCGGTTCACGTACCTCTAACTCTAGAGGCACAGCTTGAAGCTCGTACTCTGATGATGTCGACAAACAACATTCTGTCGCCAGCGTCAGGTGATCCTATCATCGTACCTTCTCAGGACGTTGTATTGGGTCTGTACTACATGACTCGTGAAAAGATCAACGTGAAAGGTGAAGGCATGTACCTTTCTGGCCCAGCAGAGGCTGAGAAAGCATACCGCACTAAACAAGCTGAACTTCACGCACGCGTTAAAGTACGTATTACTGAAACAGTCGTAGACGAAGACGGTAACAGCACAACATCTACTGGTATGGTTGATACCACTATCGGTCGTGCAATGCTGTGGCAAATCGTGCCAGCTGGTCTACCGTACAGCATCGTTAACCAAAAGCTAGGTAAGAAGCAAATCTCTAACCTACTTAACGAGGCGTACCGTAAGCTAGGTCTTAAAGACACAGTTATCTTCGCTGACCAAATCATGTACGCAGGTTTTGCTTACGCGGCACTATCTGGTGTATCTGTTGGTATCGACGATATGGTTGTACCGCCAGCTAAGTACACTGAAATCGCAGAAGCGGAAGAAGAAGTGCGTGAAATCCAGGAACAGTACCAATCTGGTCTTGTTACTGCGGGCGAACGCTACAACAAAGTTATCGATATCTGGGCATCGACCAACGACCGCGTTGCGAAAGCAATGATGGAGAACCTATCATCTGAAACGGTAGTTAACCGTGATGGTGAAGAGGAACAACAAGAGTCGTTCAACAGCATCTACATGATGGCGGACTCAGGTGCTCGTGGTTCTGCAGCACAGATTCGTCAGCTTGCTGGTATGCGTGGTCTGATGGCGCGTCCGGATGGTTCAATCATCGAAACGCCGATCACAGCGAACTTTAAAGAAGGTCTAAACGTCCTTCAGTACTTTATCTCAACGCACGGTGCTCGTAAGGGTCTTGCGGATACGGCACTGAAAACAGCGAACTCGGGTTACCTAACTCGTCGTCTAGTAGACGTTGCTCAAGACGTTGTTGTAACTGAACATGACTGTGGCACTCATGAGGGTGTTGACATGATGCCTCATATCGAGGGTGGTGATGTTAAAGTTGCACTGTCTGAGCTAGCTCTTGGCCGTGTAGTTGCTGAAGACGTTATCAAGCCTGGTACTGAAGATGTTCTTATTCCACGTAACACCCTGATCGATGAGAAGTGGTGTCAAATCATGGAAGAGAACTCAGTTGACAGCATGCGTGTACGTTCTGTTGTTACTTGTGATTCTGACTTCGGTTGTTGTGCACAGTGTTACGGTCGTGACCTAGCACGTGGTCACCTAGTGAACCAAGGTGAAGCAGTTGGTGTTATCGCTGCTCAGTCTATCGGTGAGCCGGGTACACAGCTTACGATGCGTACGTTCCACATCGGTGGTGCGGCATCGACAGCAGCAGCAGAAAACAGCATCCAAGTTAAGAACAACGGTTCTGTTAAACTGCACAACGCTAAGTTCGTAACGAACAAAGATAGCAAACTGGTTATCACTTCGCGTGCTGCTGAGTTGACTATCATCGACGAATTCGGTCGTACCAAAGAGAAACACAAACTGCCTTACGGCTCTCTATTGAGCAAAGCAGACAGCGATGCAGTTCAAGCTGGTGAAACAGTAGCGAACTGGGAAGCGCACACACTTCCAATCATCACTGAAGTAGCTGGTCGTATCCAGTTCGTAGATATGATTGATGGTGTGACAGTTTCTCGTCAAACAGATGACCTAACTGGTCTATCTTCAAGTGAAGTGACGGACGCAGCCGCTCGTCCAGCAGCAGGTAAAGATATGCGTCCAGCTATCAAACTTGTTGACGAGCAAGGTAACGATGTAATGATCCCTGGTACAGAAATGCCAGCTCACTACTTCCTACCTGGTAAAGCGATCGTGAACATTGAAGATGGCGCAGAAGTAGGTGTGGGTGATACGCTAGCACGTATTCCTCAGAAATCTGGCGGTAACAAAGATATCACCGGTGGTCTTCCACGCGTTGCTGACCTGTTCGAAGCTCGTAAGCCTAAAGAGCCTGCGATCCTTGCTGAACACACAGGTACGGTAAGCTTTGGTAAAGAGACTAAAGGTAAGCGCCGCCTAGTGATCACTCGTGATAGCGGTGACGCTTACGAAGAGATGATTCCTAAGCATCGTCAGCTTAACGTGTTCGAAGGTGAGCGCGTTGAACGTGGTGATGTAATCGCTGATGGTCCAGAGTCTCCACATGACATCCTACGTCTACGTGGCGTACACGCGGTAACTCAGTACATCGCTAATGAAGTACAAGAAGTTTACCGTCTACAAGGCGTTAAGATTAACGATAAGCACATTGAAACTATCGTTCGTCAAATGCTACGTAAGTGTACTATCACATTTGCTGGTGACTCTGAGTTCCTACCTGGTGAGCAAGTTGAATACTCACAAGTTAAGATCGCTAACCGCGACCTAGAAGCAGAAGGCAAAGAGCCTGCACGTTTCGAACGTGAACTACTAGGTATTACTAAGGCGTCTCTAGCGACTGAGTCGTTCATCTCTGCGGCATCGTTCCAGGAGACAACTCGCGTACTAACAGAAGCTGCGGTTTCTGGTAAGCGTGATGACCTACGTGGTCTGAAAGAGAACGTAATTGTTGGTCGTCTGATCCCAGCTGGTACTGGTTTCGCATACCACCAAGAGCGTCAAGCGAAACGTTCTGAAGCGCAAGAAGGTCCATCAGCTGAACAAGCTACGGATAACCTGGCAGCACTTCTAAACGCTGGCTTCTCTTCTGAAGAATAA
- the rpoB gene encoding DNA-directed RNA polymerase subunit beta has translation MVYSYTEKKRIRKDFGTRPQVLDIPYLLSIQLDSFDKFIEQDPEGQYGLEAAFRSVFPIQSYNGNSELQYVSYRLGEPVFDVKECQIRGVTYSKPLRVKLRLVIFDKDAPAGTVKDIKEQEVYMGEIPLMTDNGTFVINGTERVIVSQLHRSPGVFFDSDKGKTHSSGKVLYNARVIPYRGSWLDFEFDPKDNLYVRIDRRRKLPASIILRALGKSTEEILDIFFEKVNFEVKDQTLLMELVPDRLRGETASFDIEADGKVYVEQGRRVTARHIRQLEKDGIDHIEVPVEYIVGKVASKDYINEATGEIIVNANQEISLEALANLSQAGHKALEVLFTNDLDHGPFMSETLRIDSTVDRISALVEIYRMMRPGEPPTKEAAEALFESLFFSEERYDLSTVGRMKFNSSIAREDAQEQGTLDETDIIEVMKKLIAIRNGIGEVDDIDHLGNRRIRSVGEMAENQFRVGLVRVERAVKERLSLGDLDAIMPQDLINAKPISAAVKEFFGSSQLSQFMDQNNPLSEVTHKRRISALGPGGLTRERAGFEVRDVHVTHYGRLCPIETPEGPNIGLINSLSAFARCNEYGFLETPYRRVVDGVVTDEVDYLSAIEEGQFVIAQANAALTEEGTFADELITARQKGESGLHPREHAQYMDVATNQVVSIAASLIPFLEHDDANRALMGANMQRQAVPTLKADKPLVGTGIERNVAVDSGVTAVAKRGGVIQSVDASRIVVKVNEEELVPGEAGIDIYNLTKYTRSNQNTCINQRPCVMPGEPVARGDVLADGPSTDLGELALGQNMRIAFMPWNGYNFEDSILVSERVVQEDRFTTIHIQELTCVARDTKLGSEEITADIPNVGESALSKLDESGIVYIGAEVKGGDILVGKVTPKGETQLTPEEKLLRAIFGEKASDVKDTSLRVPNSVSGTIIDVQVFTRDGVEKDKRALEIEQMQLKEAKKDLTEEFQILEGGLLNRVKAVLIEGGYSEAKLESTERKKWLELTLEDDALQTQLEQLAEQWDELKADFDKKFETKRRKITQGDDLAPGVLKIVKVYLAVKRRIQPGDKMAGRHGNKGVISKINPVEDMPYDEKGQPVDIVLNPLGVPSRMNIGQILEVHLGLAAKGIGDKINQMVKEQQELAKFREFLQKVYDLGETRQKVDVASLSDDEVRTLIKNLRGGLPIATPVFDGASEPLIKELLKLADLPTSGQLTLFDGRTGDAFERPVTVGYMYMLKLNHLVDDKMHARSTGSYSLVTQQPLGGKAQFGGQRFGEMEVWALEAYGAAYTLQEMLTVKSDDVNGRTKMYKNIVDGSHSMEPGMPESFNVLLKEIRSLGINIELEDEE, from the coding sequence ATGGTTTACTCTTATACCGAGAAAAAGCGCATCCGTAAGGACTTTGGTACTCGTCCACAAGTTTTGGACATTCCATACCTGCTATCGATCCAGCTCGATTCGTTCGACAAATTTATCGAACAGGATCCTGAAGGTCAATACGGTCTTGAAGCTGCTTTCCGTTCTGTATTTCCAATTCAGAGCTACAACGGCAATTCTGAGCTGCAATACGTTAGCTACCGTCTTGGTGAGCCAGTTTTTGACGTTAAAGAATGTCAAATCCGCGGTGTAACTTACTCAAAGCCACTACGTGTAAAACTACGCCTAGTTATCTTTGATAAAGACGCGCCAGCAGGTACTGTAAAAGACATTAAAGAACAAGAAGTCTACATGGGCGAAATTCCACTCATGACAGACAATGGTACCTTCGTAATCAACGGTACCGAGAGGGTTATCGTATCCCAGCTGCACCGAAGCCCAGGCGTGTTCTTCGACAGCGATAAGGGTAAGACCCACTCTTCAGGTAAAGTTTTATACAACGCACGCGTTATCCCTTACCGTGGTTCATGGCTTGATTTCGAGTTCGATCCTAAGGATAACCTGTACGTTCGTATCGACCGCCGTCGTAAGCTACCAGCATCGATCATCCTTCGTGCACTAGGTAAATCGACTGAAGAAATCTTAGATATCTTCTTCGAGAAAGTGAACTTCGAAGTGAAAGACCAAACTCTTCTTATGGAGTTGGTTCCTGATCGTCTACGTGGTGAAACTGCGTCATTCGACATCGAAGCTGATGGTAAAGTTTACGTTGAGCAAGGTCGTCGCGTAACAGCTCGTCATATCCGTCAACTAGAAAAAGACGGCATTGACCATATCGAAGTACCAGTTGAGTACATCGTTGGTAAAGTTGCATCGAAAGATTACATCAACGAAGCAACAGGCGAGATCATTGTTAATGCAAACCAGGAAATCAGCCTGGAAGCACTAGCGAATCTATCTCAGGCTGGCCACAAAGCGCTAGAAGTTCTGTTTACGAACGATCTAGACCACGGTCCATTCATGTCAGAAACTCTACGTATCGACAGCACGGTTGATCGTATTTCTGCACTGGTAGAAATCTACCGCATGATGCGCCCTGGTGAGCCGCCAACAAAAGAAGCTGCAGAAGCATTATTCGAAAGCCTATTCTTCTCTGAAGAGCGTTACGATCTATCGACTGTTGGTCGTATGAAGTTCAACAGCTCTATCGCGCGTGAAGATGCTCAAGAGCAAGGCACACTTGATGAAACAGATATCATCGAAGTGATGAAGAAGCTTATCGCGATCCGTAACGGTATCGGCGAAGTGGACGATATCGACCACCTAGGTAACCGTCGTATCCGTTCTGTAGGCGAAATGGCTGAGAACCAGTTCCGTGTAGGTCTGGTACGTGTTGAGCGTGCAGTTAAAGAGCGTCTGAGTCTGGGCGACCTTGATGCGATCATGCCTCAAGACCTGATCAACGCTAAGCCAATCTCTGCAGCCGTTAAAGAATTCTTTGGCTCTTCACAGCTGTCACAGTTTATGGACCAAAACAACCCGCTGTCAGAAGTAACGCACAAGCGTCGTATTTCTGCATTGGGTCCTGGCGGTCTGACTCGTGAACGTGCTGGCTTCGAAGTTCGAGACGTACACGTAACTCACTACGGCCGTCTATGTCCTATCGAAACGCCTGAAGGTCCAAACATCGGTCTGATCAACTCTCTATCTGCTTTTGCGCGTTGTAACGAGTACGGTTTCCTAGAGACTCCATACCGTCGCGTTGTAGATGGCGTGGTGACAGACGAAGTAGATTACCTATCTGCAATCGAAGAAGGCCAATTCGTTATCGCACAGGCTAACGCTGCGTTAACTGAAGAAGGTACGTTTGCAGATGAGCTGATCACAGCTCGTCAGAAAGGTGAATCTGGTCTACACCCTCGTGAGCACGCTCAGTACATGGACGTTGCGACAAACCAGGTTGTATCTATCGCTGCATCGCTTATCCCGTTCCTAGAACACGATGATGCGAACCGTGCATTGATGGGTGCGAACATGCAACGTCAGGCAGTTCCAACGCTGAAAGCTGATAAACCGCTTGTTGGTACTGGTATTGAACGTAACGTAGCCGTTGACTCAGGTGTAACTGCGGTTGCTAAGCGTGGTGGTGTAATTCAGTCTGTAGATGCTTCTCGTATCGTTGTTAAAGTAAACGAAGAAGAGCTAGTACCTGGTGAAGCAGGTATCGACATCTACAACCTGACTAAATACACACGTTCTAACCAGAACACATGTATCAACCAGCGCCCATGTGTAATGCCAGGTGAACCTGTAGCACGTGGCGACGTACTTGCTGATGGTCCTTCAACAGACCTTGGTGAGCTAGCGCTTGGTCAAAACATGCGTATCGCGTTCATGCCTTGGAACGGTTACAACTTCGAAGACTCGATCCTAGTATCTGAGCGCGTAGTTCAAGAAGACCGCTTCACGACAATCCACATCCAAGAACTGACTTGTGTGGCACGTGATACTAAGCTGGGCTCTGAAGAGATCACAGCGGATATTCCAAACGTAGGTGAATCTGCTCTGTCTAAACTAGACGAGTCAGGTATCGTTTACATTGGTGCTGAAGTTAAGGGTGGCGACATCCTAGTTGGTAAAGTAACGCCTAAAGGTGAAACTCAGCTAACGCCTGAAGAGAAGCTACTACGCGCAATCTTCGGTGAAAAAGCATCGGATGTTAAAGATACGTCACTACGTGTACCGAACTCTGTATCAGGTACGATCATCGACGTTCAAGTCTTCACTCGCGATGGCGTAGAGAAAGACAAGCGTGCGCTTGAAATCGAACAGATGCAGCTTAAAGAAGCGAAGAAAGACCTAACTGAAGAATTCCAGATTCTTGAGGGTGGCCTTCTAAACCGTGTTAAAGCTGTTCTGATTGAAGGCGGTTACTCTGAAGCGAAACTTGAGTCTACTGAACGTAAGAAGTGGCTAGAGCTAACGCTAGAAGATGACGCACTACAAACTCAGCTAGAGCAACTTGCTGAGCAGTGGGACGAGCTAAAAGCCGACTTCGATAAGAAGTTTGAAACTAAGCGTCGTAAGATCACTCAAGGTGATGATCTAGCACCTGGCGTACTGAAGATCGTTAAGGTTTACCTAGCGGTTAAACGTCGTATCCAGCCTGGTGATAAGATGGCGGGTCGTCACGGTAACAAGGGTGTAATCTCTAAGATCAACCCTGTTGAAGACATGCCATACGATGAGAAAGGTCAGCCTGTAGACATCGTACTTAACCCACTGGGTGTACCTTCGCGTATGAACATCGGTCAGATCCTAGAAGTTCACTTAGGTCTGGCAGCGAAAGGTATCGGTGACAAGATCAACCAGATGGTTAAAGAGCAGCAAGAACTAGCGAAATTCCGCGAGTTCCTGCAGAAAGTTTACGATCTAGGCGAAACTCGCCAGAAAGTAGACGTTGCTTCTCTGTCTGACGACGAAGTTCGTACACTGATCAAAAACCTACGTGGCGGTCTACCAATCGCGACGCCAGTATTTGACGGTGCTTCTGAGCCGCTAATCAAAGAGCTTCTAAAACTAGCAGACCTACCAACGTCTGGTCAGCTAACGCTGTTTGATGGTCGCACAGGTGATGCGTTTGAGCGTCCTGTAACTGTAGGTTACATGTACATGCTGAAACTAAACCACCTTGTTGATGACAAGATGCACGCTCGTTCAACTGGTTCGTACAGCCTAGTAACTCAGCAACCACTTGGTGGTAAAGCTCAGTTCGGTGGTCAGCGTTTCGGTGAGATGGAAGTATGGGCACTAGAAGCATACGGTGCTGCTTACACTCTACAAGAAATGCTAACTGTTAAGTCGGATGACGTTAACGGCCGTACTAAGATGTACAAGAACATCGTAGACGGAAGCCACAGCATGGAACCTGGTATGCCAGAATCGTTCAACGTATTGTTGAAAGAGATTCGCTCGCTAGGTATCAACATCGAGCTAGAAGACGAAGAGTAA
- the rplL gene encoding 50S ribosomal protein L7/L12 translates to MSITNEQILDAVAEMSVMQVVELIEAMEEKFGVTAAAAVVAGGAAGGEAAAEQTEFDVILESAGGNKVAVIKAVRGATGLGLKEAKALVDGAPAPLKEGVDKAEADALKAQLEEAGATVAVK, encoded by the coding sequence ATGTCTATTACTAACGAGCAAATCCTAGACGCAGTTGCAGAAATGTCTGTAATGCAAGTTGTTGAACTAATCGAAGCTATGGAAGAGAAATTCGGTGTTACTGCTGCTGCTGCTGTTGTAGCTGGCGGCGCTGCTGGCGGCGAAGCTGCAGCTGAGCAAACTGAATTTGACGTAATCCTAGAATCTGCTGGCGGTAACAAAGTTGCTGTAATCAAAGCAGTACGTGGCGCAACTGGCCTAGGTCTTAAAGAAGCTAAAGCTCTTGTAGACGGCGCTCCAGCACCTCTTAAAGAAGGTGTTGACAAAGCAGAAGCTGACGCACTTAAAGCTCAGCTAGAAGAAGCTGGTGCAACTGTTGCTGTTAAGTAA
- the rplJ gene encoding 50S ribosomal protein L10 has protein sequence MALNLQDKKAIVAEVNEAASGALSAVVADSRGVEVGAMTSLRKQAREAGVYMKVVRNTLARRAVQGTDYECLVDTFTGPTLIAFSNEHPGAAARLFKDFAKENKDFEIKAAAFEGALTDAEVLATLPTYDEAIARLMMCMKEASAGKLVRTIAAIRDQKEAA, from the coding sequence ATGGCTTTAAACCTTCAAGACAAAAAAGCAATTGTTGCTGAAGTCAACGAAGCTGCCAGTGGTGCACTTTCTGCAGTTGTAGCTGATTCTCGTGGCGTTGAAGTTGGCGCAATGACTTCTCTACGTAAACAAGCTCGTGAAGCTGGTGTTTACATGAAAGTCGTGCGTAACACACTTGCACGTCGTGCGGTTCAGGGTACAGACTACGAGTGTCTAGTAGACACTTTCACTGGTCCTACTCTAATCGCGTTCTCTAACGAGCACCCAGGTGCTGCAGCACGTCTTTTCAAAGACTTCGCTAAAGAGAACAAAGACTTCGAGATCAAAGCTGCTGCATTTGAAGGCGCGCTAACTGACGCTGAAGTACTAGCGACACTACCAACTTACGACGAAGCAATTGCACGCCTAATGATGTGCATGAAAGAAGCTTCTGCTGGCAAGCTGGTTCGTACTATCGCTGCTATCCGCGATCAAAAAGAAGCTGCTTAA